One genomic region from Prunus persica cultivar Lovell chromosome G3, Prunus_persica_NCBIv2, whole genome shotgun sequence encodes:
- the LOC18782306 gene encoding putative pentatricopeptide repeat-containing protein At1g03510 encodes MLLVPKAQTNMGSYQPSNFQRLLSLTKLLTSDVNQGRHDKALALFHHMQASLALPLDAHVFSLVLKSCSAIHRPQLGISIHAHVAKSSILPNPFVASALVDMYGKCVSLSAARNLFDEIPQRNVVVWNAMISVYTRNGNVSDALGLFEAMDVEPDVSTFNSIIAGLAGSDDGSFKAVEFYRKMRAWGWKPDLITLLALLRACVGVAALRFIREIHGYDVRNEIDFHSQVSSLLVEAYGRCGCLANAHNLFHCMKKKDVVAWSSLISAYALHGEARAALDVFRKMELAKVEPDEITFLAVLKACSHAEGLADEALHYFSRMRKDYGVQANSDHYSCIVDVLSRTGRLNEAYEVIRQMPVKVTAKAWGALLSACRTYGNMELAEIAGKALSEIEPGNPANYLLLARMYSSLGRHEEAQRMRREMKEKGVKAPSGTSWVVYQD; translated from the coding sequence ATGCTGTTGGTCCCCAAAGCCCAAACTAACATGGGCTCCTACCAGCCATCAAACTTCCAGCGCTTGCTTTCTCTCACCAAGCTCTTGACTTCTGACGTCAACCAAGGCCGTCATGACAAAGCCCTTGCTCTTTTCCACCACATGCAGGCCTCACTGGCCCTCCCTCTCGACGCCCATGTCTTCTCTCTTGTCCTCAAGTCTTGCTCTGCCATCCACCGCCCGCAACTCGGCATCTCCATCCATGCCCATGTTGCCAAGTCGTCAATCCTTCCAAACCCATTTGTGGCTTCCGCTCTCGTTGACATGTACGGCAAATGCGTGTCACTCTCAGCAGCACGTAACTTGTTCGACGAAATTCCTCAGAGGAACGTTGTTGTGTGGAATGCTATGATATCGGTGTATACGCGTAATGGGAATGTGTCTGATGCGTTGGGATTGTTTGAGGCTATGGATGTTGAACCAGACGTGTCAACATTCAATTCCATTATAGCCGGGTTGGCGGGATCCGATGATGGGTCGTTCAAGGCCGTCGAGTTCTATAGAAAAATGAGAGCTTGGGGATGGAAACCGGATTTAATAACACTGCTTGCTCTGTTACGTGCTTGCGTTGGTGTAGCAGCTTTAAGGTTTATTAGGGAAATTCATGGCTATGATGTAAGGAATGAAATTGACTTTCATTCCCAAGTGAGTAGCCTCCTGGTGGAGGCCTACGGGCGCTGTGGTTGTCTTGCTAATGCGCACAATCTGTTCCACTGCATGAAGAAAAAGGATGTAGTTGCATGGAGTAGTTTGATATCTGCGTACGCACTTCACGGGGAGGCAAGAGCTGCATTGGACGTTTTCCGGAAGATGGAATTGGCAAAAGTAGAGCCTGATGAGATCACTTTCCTTGCGGTACTGAAAGCGTGTAGCCATGCTGAAGGATTAGCCGATGAAGCACTACATTATTTTAGTCGGATGCGTAAGGATTATGGTGTGCAAGCGAACAGCGATCACTATTCTTGTATAGTAGATGTTTTGAGCAGAACAGGGAGGTTGAATGAGGCATATGAGGTCATAAGGCAAATGCCAGTGAAGGTGACTGCTAAAGCTTGGGGTGCTCTTCTTTCGGCATGTAGAACTTATGGAAACATGGAGCTTGCTGAGATTGCAGGGAAAGCTCTGTCCGAAATCGAGCCTGGTAATCCTGCCAATTATTTATTGTTGGCAAGGATGTATTCTAGCTTAGGAAGGCATGAGGAGGCTCAGAGAATGAGAAGGGAAATGAAGGAGAAGGGGGTGAAGGCACCTTCTGGCACTAGTTGGGTGGTTTATCAAGACTAA
- the LOC18784212 gene encoding F-box/FBD/LRR-repeat protein At2g26030 codes for MKSHEQDDVQKNQELPMDVDTYTPELPDLVVNQILLLLPTKLAVRASTLSRQWQRLWSSLPVLNFDEDLQLYDSQYGTDRAMFRKYLLSCLKHREKDQEEHDLDTFRLSMRYSGGASMIDKWLSFAVERNVKELEIILIRKYGDRSKHYFLPQTILNAQSLTTLRLNNVKLKDYPMPISLPSLKNMVLKNMDLGNVGFVHLISGCPSLEDLSLTSCGLRLCKVLSSSLKSLQIARCRKVRIEVEAVNLESFRFWGDSYTEMYMHSSLNIASCRSFRHLEFFDTCFGGRWFHDDLSSRFPLLESLVLYKCSNFWSDSIHINNQTLKRLAFCGRNGFTVKVNINTPNLAAFEFSTGYLPSHQLNVLFSNFSLNAPNLLKADVNFNLEDRYGKEENIFEDIDFPALINFLRHFDSSGSLSLTLNEAEALIFPAERRNTCSPPLPSLRHLWVAVDPLKKVKDDVSSKKVKDDVSSKKVKDDVSSKKVKDDVLSLRDSLQWMAPRGYINMLMEEDKTVKSY; via the exons atgaaaagcCATGAACAAGATGATGTTCAGAAAAACCAAGAGCTCCCCATGGATGTGGACACGTACACACCAGAATTACCTGACCTTGTTGTCAACcaaatcctcctcctcctccccaCCAAGCTCGCTGTCCGGGCCAGCACTCTCTCCCGGCAATGGCAACGCCTGTGGTCTTCGCTCCCGGTCTTGAATTTCGATGAGGATCTGCAGCTCTACGATTCTCAGTATGGCACTGACAGGGCAATGTTCCGGAAGTACTTGCTTAGCTGTTTGAAGCACCGCGAGAAGGACCAAGAAGAACATGACTTGGACACATTCAGGCTTAGCATGAGGTACTCTGGAGGTGCCAGTATGATAGATAAGTGGCTGAGTTTTGCTGTTGAGAGAAACGTTAAAGAGTTGGAGATCATCCTTATAAGAAAGTATGGGGACAGAAGCAAACACTACTTCTTGCCGCAAACGATCCTCAACGCACAATCTTTAACCACTCTGAGATTAAATAATGTGAAATTAAAAGACTACCCTATGCCTATAAGCCTTCCTAGTTTGAAAAATATGGTCCTCAAGAACATGGATTTGGGTAACGTGGGATTTGTCCACTTAATTTCTGGCTGCCCTTCCCTTGAGGACTTGTCGTTAACTTCGTGTGGGTTAAGGTTATGCAAAGTTTTGAGTTCAAGCCTCAAATCCTTGCAAATTGCTAGGTGCCGAAAAGTGAGAATTGAAGTTGAAGCTGTGAATCTTGAATCTTTTAGATTCTGGGGTGATTCTTATACTGAAATGTACATGCACAGCAGCCTCAATATCGCGTCGTGTCGATCGTTTAGACATCTGGAGTTTTTCGATACATGCTTTGGAGGCCGATGGTTTCATGACGACCTCAGTTCAAGATTTCCCCTGCTTGAGAGTTTGGTGTTGTATAAATGCAGCAACTTTTGGTCAGATAGCATCCACATCAATAATCAGACTCTGAAACGCCTTGCGTTTTGTGGACGCAACGGTTTTACTGTGAAAGTCAATATCAATACTCCAAATCTAGCTGCTTTTGAGTTTAGTACTGGTTATTTGCCGAGTCATCAGTTAAATGTTCTGTTCTCCAACTTTTCTCTGAATGCTCCAAATTTGTTGAAGGCCGACGTCAACTTCAACTTGGAAGACAGATAtggcaaagaagaaaatatcttCGAAGACATAGATTTTCCTGCGTTAATAAACTTTCTCAGACATTTTGATTCCTCTGGAAGTTTAAGCCTAACCCTTAATGAAGCTGAG GCTCTTATCTTTCCAGCTGAAAGGAGAAATACATGTTCTCCACCACTACCTAGTCTCAGGCATCTTTGGGTAGCAGTAGATCCTTTAAAGAAGGTGAAAGATGATGTCTCTTCAAAGAAGGTGAAAGATGATGTCTCTTCAAAGAAGGTGAAAGATGATGTCTCTTCCAAGAAGGTGAAAGATGATGTCTTGAGCTTGAGGGATTCTTTGCAATGGATGGCACCAAGAGGGTACATTAACATGTTGATGGAAGAAGACAAGACAGTTAAATCATATTAA
- the LOC18781744 gene encoding plant UBX domain-containing protein 1 — protein MKQFNYARPNRSAYSFLYFGLSVEEAQQAARRSRITKVVAVPFITTFFSPCWFYLLEATFHPSETVQSLVDDLLTKVVARPELPFYIYAAPPKKQIKDTSQDFYSAGFVPSVIAYFSYDIPKADDASDTKSGPFLQEEIMSLKGLELLTKHAEPVESALETIPEASPPVVQEKKPAEKKPVKPKRLKL, from the exons ATGAAGCAATTCAACTATGCTAGGCCAAACCGTTCAGCTTATagctttttatattttggattATCTGTGGAAGAGGCACAACAGGCAGCCCGCAGGTCAAGGATAACAAAGGTGGTTGCTGTACCCTTTATTACgactttcttttctccttgtT GGTTCTATTTGTTAGAGGCCACTTTTCATCCATCAGAAACAGTTCAGAGCTTGGTTGATGATCTCCTCACGAAAGTAGTTGCTCGACCAGAATTACCCTTCTACATAT ATGCTGCTCCTCCTAAGAAGCAGATAAAAGACACGTCACAGGATTTTTACTCTGCTGGCTTTGTTCCTAGTGTAATTGCGTATTTTTCATATGATATACCAAAAG CAGATGATGCTTCAGATACCAAGTCAGGTCCCTTCCTTCAGGAAGAGATCATGTCTTTGAAAGGTTTGGAACTCCTCACTAAGCATGCAGAGCCTGTTGAGTCTGCCCTTGAAACGATACCAGAGGCATCACCTCCAGTTGTTCAAGAGAAGAAGCCTGCCGAGAAAAAACCTGTAAAGCCAAAGCGGCTGAAATTGTGA
- the LOC18783511 gene encoding uncharacterized protein LOC18783511 → MATSIPALSAPSPSTLRLKITSFSPLSIRPRKQTIQFRSSTKVQILNPIQAHNFPGFSGKAIGFLFERRLRVRVSAKSDGVDEAEEETGGESTMPERFRYLTKEAPDPPVRWPWFVALVFLIYAWRAVLLELANWRKAALAVVRFVGYLLKLILALIFHFLGDPITFIIRFIETTIYTLRSFYSGIVAYAPIPELTTVIMLASTVLAIAEAVVPNSINCQPFLLTASGVVGYAAVTGYISEPFFWTILMGLYGYSRFVKKRDDVTSALPAAAVLAAVGEPYIRVLVISSYLALAILHHSKKLSERKEEIVVTNRKLPMPLLGVALAIGIHLAAKWAGYRHLTWMIV, encoded by the exons ATGGCGACTTCCATTCCAGCCCTCTCCGCTCCAAGCCCCTCTACTCTCAGACTCAAAATTACTTCATTTTCTCCTCTCAGCATTCGACCACGTAAACAAACCATTCAATTTCGCTCTTCAaccaaagttcaaattttgaacCCAATACAAGCTCATAATTTTCCTGGGTTTTCCGGGAAagcaattgggtttttgtttgaaagAAGATTAAGGGTTCGTGTGAGTGCAAAAAGTGATGGCGTTGATGAAGCTGAGGAAGAGACTGGAGGAGAGAGTACTATGCCTGAGCGGTTCAGGTACTTGACCAAAGAAGCTCCTGATCCTCCTGTGAGGTGGCCTTGGTTTGTAG CATTGGTCTTCCTTATTTATGCATGGAGAGCTGTCTTACTGGAATTAGCTAACTGGAGAAAGGCTGCACTGGCTGTTGTCCGTTTTGTGGGATACCTCTTGAAACTTATCTTGGCCCtaatcttccatttccttgGTGATCCCATTACTTTCATAATCAGATTCATAGAAACAACAATCTATACCCTTCGCTCTTTCTACTCTGGCATAGTGGCATATGCTCCAATTCCAGAATTGACAACGGTTATCATGCTGGCATCAACTGTCCTTGCTATCGCAGAAGCTGTTGTTCCAAACTCTATAAACTGTCAACCTTTTCTTCTCACAGCATCTGGTGTGGTAGGCTATGCAGCTGTGACAGGTTACATCTCAGAGCCTTTCTTCTGGACGATTCTAATGGGGTTGTACGGTTACTCACGATTTGTTAAAAAGAGGGATGATGTTACATCTGCATTGCCCGCAGCAGCTGTGCTGGCTGCTGTAGGAGAACCATATATTAGAGTTTTGGTGATCTCATCATATCTCGCCTTAGCCATTTTGCACCACTCAAAGAAGCTTtcggaaagaaaggaagaaattgTAGTGACTAATAGGAAGCTTCCAATGCCCTTGCTCGGCGTAGCCTTAGCCATCGGAATTCATCTTGCTGCCAAGTGGGCTGGGTACCGGCATTTGACATGGATGATAGTATGA
- the LOC18783956 gene encoding external alternative NAD(P)H-ubiquinone oxidoreductase B1, mitochondrial isoform X1 has product MTNIAAPLSPLSTLQLLTVFFDQPLNSGQLMTISSFFTRASRAFNGHPVASKLLVLCTLSSGGLLAYAESQSNVGSPSVVDDKPGESRKKRVVVLGTGWAGTSFLKYLDASAYDVQVVSPRNYFAFTPLLPSVTCGTVEARSIVEPVRKIIKKRNGEIKFCEAECVKIDATNKSVILRANFGTNLVGNDEFSLEYDYLVIAIGAQVNTFNTPGVKENCHFLKEVEDAQKIRTSVIDCFEMAVLPGLSEEERRRNLHFVVVGGGPTGVEFAAELHDYFQEDLVKLYPMVKDLVKITVIQSGDHILNMFDDRISSFAEQKFKRDGIDVQTGCRVVSVSDKEITMKVKPKGEVCSVPHGLVVWSTGIGTRPVVSDFMKQIGQADKRILVTDEWLRVKGCEDVYAIGDCASITQRKIMEDISAIFKAADKDNSGTLTVGEFQDVIDDIIIRYPQMELYLRSQHVQDLKDLLKDPEGNDRTEVNVEEFKLALAQVDSQMKSLPATAQVAAQQGAYLSRCFNQREQRKENPEGPRRFKSSGHHDFRPFRYKHFGQFAPLGGEEAAAELPGDWVSIGHSTQWLWYSVYASKQVSWRTRVLVVSDWTRRFIFGRDSSRI; this is encoded by the exons ATGACTAATATAGCAGCTcctctttctcctctctctacTCTTCAGTTACTCACTGTCTTCTTTGATCAGCCTCTCAATTCTGGTCAACTTATGACGATCTCGTCCTTCTTCACCAGAGCTTCAAGAGCTTTCAATGGCCACCCTGTTGCCTCCAAGCTTCTGGTGCTCTGTACGCTCAG TAGTGGAGGTCTCCTGGCGTATGCAGAATCACAGTCAAACGTTGGCTCTCCTAGTGTTGTTGATGATAAACCAGGTGAGTCCAGGAAGAAGAGAGTGGTGGTGCTTGGGACAGGATGGGCTGGTACTAGTTTCCTCAAGTATCTTGATGCTTCAGCTTATGATGTTCAGGTTGTTTCACCCCGGAATTATTTCGCGTTTACCCCTTTGTTACCTAGTGTCACATGTGGGACGGTTGAAGCCCGAAGCATAGTAGAACCAGTTcgaaaaattataaagaag AGAAATGGAGAGATCAAATTTTGCGAGGCAGAATGTGTCAAGATTGATGCTACAAATAAAAGTGTTATCTTGCGGGCTAATTTTGGCACCAACTTGGTGGGAAATGATGAATTTTCCCTTGAATATGACTACTTGGTCATAGCTATAGGAGCACAAGTAAACACTTTTAACACTCCTGGTGTAAAGGAGAACTGTCATTTTCTGAAG GAAGTAGAAGATGCTCAAAAGATACGTACGAGTGTGATAGATTGCTTTGAAATGGCTGTACTTCCAGGTCTAAGTGAAGAGGAGCGGAGGAGAAATCTTCATTTTGTAGTTGTTGGAGGGGGTCCTACTGGTGTGGAATTTGCTGCAGAGCTGCATGATTATTTCCAAGAGGATTTAGTCAAGTTATATCCTATGGTTAAGGATCTTGTGAAAATAACAGTGATCCAATCGGGAGATCACATCTTGAACAT GTTTGATGACAGAATTAGTTCGTTTGCTGAGCAGAAGTTTAAAAGAgatggtattgatgttcagaCAGGATGTCGGGTTGTCAGTGTTTCTGATAAGGAAATCACAATGAAGGTGAAACCCAAGGGTGAGGTCTGCTCTGTGCCACATGGGTTGGTTGTGTGGTCTACTGGTATTGGGACTCGTCCAGTTGTGAGTGACTTTATGAAACAAATTGGGCAG GCTGATAAACGTATTCTAGTGACTGATGAATGGCTGCGTGTAAAGGGTTGTGAAGATGTGTATGCCATTGGCGATTGTGCTTCAATTACTCAACGTAAAATCATG GAAGATATCTCTGCCATATTTAAAGCTGCGGACAAAGATAACTCTGGTACCTTAACAGTTGGTGAATTTCAAGATGTAATTGACGACATCATCATAAGGTACCCCCAAATGGAGCTCTATTTAAGGAGCCAGCATGTGCAGGATTTGAAGGACCTATTGAAAGATCCTGAGGGTAATGATAGGACGGAAGTGAACGttgaagaatttaaattagccCTTGCTCAAGTGGATTCACAGATGAAGAGTCTGCCTGCAACTGCACAG GTTGCTGCTCAGCAGGGAGCATATCTTTCTAGGTGCTTTAACCAGAGAGAGCAGCGCAAAGAGAATCCTGAAGGTCCTAGACGTTTTAAAAGTTCTGGGCATCATGACTTTCGCCCCTTCCG GTACAAGCATTTCGGGCAATTCGCTCCGTTGGGGGGAGAGGAAGCAGCCGCAGAGTTACCTGGAGACTGGGTTTCCATTGGCCATAGCACTCAGTGGCTCTGGTATTCCGTATATGCAAG CAAGCAAGTGAGCTGGCGGACTAGGGTCCTTGTGGTATCTGATTGGACCCGGAGATTTATTTTCGGGAGAGATTCAAGCCGCATTTGA
- the LOC18783956 gene encoding external alternative NAD(P)H-ubiquinone oxidoreductase B1, mitochondrial isoform X2: protein MATLLPPSFWCSVRSVVEVSWRMQNHSQTLALLVLLMINQVVSPRNYFAFTPLLPSVTCGTVEARSIVEPVRKIIKKRNGEIKFCEAECVKIDATNKSVILRANFGTNLVGNDEFSLEYDYLVIAIGAQVNTFNTPGVKENCHFLKEVEDAQKIRTSVIDCFEMAVLPGLSEEERRRNLHFVVVGGGPTGVEFAAELHDYFQEDLVKLYPMVKDLVKITVIQSGDHILNMFDDRISSFAEQKFKRDGIDVQTGCRVVSVSDKEITMKVKPKGEVCSVPHGLVVWSTGIGTRPVVSDFMKQIGQADKRILVTDEWLRVKGCEDVYAIGDCASITQRKIMEDISAIFKAADKDNSGTLTVGEFQDVIDDIIIRYPQMELYLRSQHVQDLKDLLKDPEGNDRTEVNVEEFKLALAQVDSQMKSLPATAQVAAQQGAYLSRCFNQREQRKENPEGPRRFKSSGHHDFRPFRYKHFGQFAPLGGEEAAAELPGDWVSIGHSTQWLWYSVYASKQVSWRTRVLVVSDWTRRFIFGRDSSRI from the exons ATGGCCACCCTGTTGCCTCCAAGCTTCTGGTGCTCTGTACGCTCAG TAGTGGAGGTCTCCTGGCGTATGCAGAATCACAGTCAAACGTTGGCTCTCCTAGTGTTGTTGATGATAAACCAG GTTGTTTCACCCCGGAATTATTTCGCGTTTACCCCTTTGTTACCTAGTGTCACATGTGGGACGGTTGAAGCCCGAAGCATAGTAGAACCAGTTcgaaaaattataaagaag AGAAATGGAGAGATCAAATTTTGCGAGGCAGAATGTGTCAAGATTGATGCTACAAATAAAAGTGTTATCTTGCGGGCTAATTTTGGCACCAACTTGGTGGGAAATGATGAATTTTCCCTTGAATATGACTACTTGGTCATAGCTATAGGAGCACAAGTAAACACTTTTAACACTCCTGGTGTAAAGGAGAACTGTCATTTTCTGAAG GAAGTAGAAGATGCTCAAAAGATACGTACGAGTGTGATAGATTGCTTTGAAATGGCTGTACTTCCAGGTCTAAGTGAAGAGGAGCGGAGGAGAAATCTTCATTTTGTAGTTGTTGGAGGGGGTCCTACTGGTGTGGAATTTGCTGCAGAGCTGCATGATTATTTCCAAGAGGATTTAGTCAAGTTATATCCTATGGTTAAGGATCTTGTGAAAATAACAGTGATCCAATCGGGAGATCACATCTTGAACAT GTTTGATGACAGAATTAGTTCGTTTGCTGAGCAGAAGTTTAAAAGAgatggtattgatgttcagaCAGGATGTCGGGTTGTCAGTGTTTCTGATAAGGAAATCACAATGAAGGTGAAACCCAAGGGTGAGGTCTGCTCTGTGCCACATGGGTTGGTTGTGTGGTCTACTGGTATTGGGACTCGTCCAGTTGTGAGTGACTTTATGAAACAAATTGGGCAG GCTGATAAACGTATTCTAGTGACTGATGAATGGCTGCGTGTAAAGGGTTGTGAAGATGTGTATGCCATTGGCGATTGTGCTTCAATTACTCAACGTAAAATCATG GAAGATATCTCTGCCATATTTAAAGCTGCGGACAAAGATAACTCTGGTACCTTAACAGTTGGTGAATTTCAAGATGTAATTGACGACATCATCATAAGGTACCCCCAAATGGAGCTCTATTTAAGGAGCCAGCATGTGCAGGATTTGAAGGACCTATTGAAAGATCCTGAGGGTAATGATAGGACGGAAGTGAACGttgaagaatttaaattagccCTTGCTCAAGTGGATTCACAGATGAAGAGTCTGCCTGCAACTGCACAG GTTGCTGCTCAGCAGGGAGCATATCTTTCTAGGTGCTTTAACCAGAGAGAGCAGCGCAAAGAGAATCCTGAAGGTCCTAGACGTTTTAAAAGTTCTGGGCATCATGACTTTCGCCCCTTCCG GTACAAGCATTTCGGGCAATTCGCTCCGTTGGGGGGAGAGGAAGCAGCCGCAGAGTTACCTGGAGACTGGGTTTCCATTGGCCATAGCACTCAGTGGCTCTGGTATTCCGTATATGCAAG CAAGCAAGTGAGCTGGCGGACTAGGGTCCTTGTGGTATCTGATTGGACCCGGAGATTTATTTTCGGGAGAGATTCAAGCCGCATTTGA
- the LOC18782950 gene encoding probable cyclic nucleotide-gated ion channel 20, chloroplastic gives MAAFENDEAPMLATKSLDEHADSKFQKFESISLNVLNSIPLNSKETETNLVDHTSCLQSNIKSPFMHACVPFQQFRMCNDPYCTICSTCQSLKSAKQDNPKASRLFDPKIQIAFYGDAKGWFIRSIYFINQYIPGVMNPHTKAIRQWNKFFVIACLVAIFLDPLFFFVLYAEQDNKCLRIKWYLTFIMVFFRTITDFIHFLNMLLQFRLAYVAPESRVVGAGEIVDQPKRIALNYLHGKFLVDLFIVLPLPQIIIFVVLPQYIQSSGANDAKNLLRMAVLFQYIPRLYRFLPLLAGQSPYGFVFESAWTNFIINLLTFMLAGHIVGSCWYLFGLQRVNQCLRNACHASEIPHDLCMRFIDCGFGRIFTSEPAWDNWKNNGRANACFDEDGFSYGIYTKAVKLTTADTVTSYVYSLFWGFQQISTLAGNQVPSYFVWEVLFTMAIIGLGLLLFALLIGNMQNFLQSLGRRRFEMLLRRRDVERWMSYRHLPEELRRQVRQAERYNWSATRGVNEEMLLENLPEDLQRDIRRHLFKFVKKVRIFALLEDPVLDAICEKLKQKTYIKGSKIFYPGGLVEKMVFIVRGRVESIGEDGIVVSLCEGDVCGEELLTWCLEHPSVNNVRIPGRKLLSNRMVRCLSNVEAFSLRAADLEEVTSRFARFLRNARVQGAIRYESPYWRGLAAKRIQVAWRYRKKRLSRASIPCSSRLHDQSLDETHRFSCKTF, from the exons ATGGCTGCTTTCGAGAATGATGAAGCACCAATGCTAGCTACAAAATCCTTAGATGAACATGCAGATTCTAAATTCCAGAAATTTGAATCCATTTCCCTGAATGTGTTAAATTCCATTCCTCTGAATTCCAAGGAAACTGAAACCAACCTTGTAGACCATACAAGTTGCTTGCAAAGTAACATAAAAAGTCCATTCATGCATGCGTGTGTTCCATTCCAGCAGTTTAGAATGTGCAATGATCCTTACTGCACAATTTGCTCAACATGTCAGAGTTTGAAATCTGCTAAGCAGGATAATCCCAAAGCTTCAAGGCTTTTTGATCCTAAG ATCCAGATTGCTTTCTATGGCGATGCTAAAGGCTGGTTTATAAGATCTATCTATTTTATAAATCAATATATTCCAGGAGTCATGAATCCTCATACTAAAGCCATACGACAGTGGAACAAATTCTTTGTCATAGCTTGTTTGGTGGCAATTTTTCTAGaccctttgtttttcttcgtGTTATATGCAGAACAG GATAATAAGTGTCTACGTATCAAATGGTACTTGACCTTCATAATGGTGTTTTTCAGAACAATAACTGACTTTATTCACTTTTTGAACATGCTTCTTCAG TTTAGGTTGGCTTATGTGGCTCCCGAGtctagagtggttggtgcaggAGAGATAGTGGACCAACCAAAGAGAATTGCTCTCAATTATCTCCACGGAAAATTTCTGGTTgacttatttattgttttgccACTTCCTCAA atCATAATTTTTGTAGTTTTGCCTCAATACATCCAATCATCTGGAGCAAATGATGCGAAGAATCTTCTACGTATGGCAGTTCTTTTTCAGTACATTCCAAGGTTGTATAGGTTTCTGCCTCTGCTTGCTGGTCAATCTCCATATGGCTTCGTATTTGAGTCAGCATGGacgaattttataataaatctTCTCACTTTCATGTTGGCTGGCCACATTGTCGGCTCCTGCTGGTACCTCTTTGGCTTACAG AGGGTTAATCAATGTCTTCGAAATGCCTGCCATGCCTCTGAAATCCCCCATGACTTGTGCATGAGATTCATAGATTGTGGGTTTGGTAGAATTTTTACGTCCGAGCCAGCATGGGATAACTGGAAAAATAATGGGAGGGCTAATGCTTGTTTTGATGAAGACGGTTTCTCCTATGGAATCTACACTAAAGCTGTCAAGCTCACTACAGCAGATACTGTGACTAGCTATGTATACTCATTGTTTTGGGGATTCCAG CAAATCAGCACTCTGGCAGGAAATCAAGTTCCAAGCTACTTTGTTTGGGAAGTCCTTTTTACCATGGCAATTATCGGACTGGGCCTCTTGCTCTTTGCTCTTCTAATTGGAAATATGCAGAATTTTCTTCAATCTCTGGGACGGAG gAGATTTGAGATGTTGTTGCGACGCCGTGATGTTGAACGGTGGATGAGCTATCGCCACTTACCAGAAGAACTGAGAAG ACAAGTAAGGCAAGCAGAACGTTATAATTGGTCTGCAACTAGAGGTGTAAATGAAGAAATGCTTTTGGAGAATTTGCCTGAAGACCTTCAAAGAGATATAAGGCGCCATCTCttcaaatttgtgaaaaaa GTTCGGATTTTTGCCCTGCTAGAAGATCCTGTCTTAGATGCAATTTGTGagaaactaaaacaaaagACATACATCAAAGGAAGCAAAATCTTTTATCCTGGAGGCCTGGTCGAGAAGATGGTTTTTATCGTGCGCGGAAGAGTGGAGAGCATTGGGGAGGATGGGATTGTTGTTTCCTTATGTGAAGGGGATGTCTGTGGCGAAGAGCTTCTCACATGGTGTCTAGAGCATCCTTCAGTAAACAATG TCAGGATCCCTGGTCGGAAATTGTTGAGCAACAGGATGGTAAGGTGCTTGAGTAACGTAGAAGCATTTTCACTCCGAGCTGCAGACCTGGAAGAAGTCACCAGTCGTTTTGCAAGATTCTTACGGAATGCACGCGTGCAAGGAGCCATAAG GTATGAATCGCCCTATTGGAGGGGTCTTGCAGCAAAGAGAATTCAAGTAGCATGGAGATACAGGAAGAAGCGTCTAAGTCGTGCAAGCATCCCTTGCTCCTCTCGCCTGCATGACCAATCACTTGATGAAACGCACCGTTTCTCATGTAAAACATTTTGA